Below is a genomic region from Microbacterium galbinum.
CCGAAGCGCGCCTCGCGCGACCGAGCGCCGTCGCGGCATCCACGGGGTAAACCGGTTCTTGACGCGCCCGCGACGTGCGGGTTACTGTTGCTCCACCCCGTTCTGACAGCGTTGTCATTCCGAATCTTCCGATGTGACTCCTGTCGATCCGCACGCGGCGCCGCCGAAGCCCGCTGAATCCAGGAGACACCCCATGGCCCGCTCCGGCCCCGCCCGCCCCCACCGCGCGACCGCCCGCGCCGCCCGCGCGACCGCCCGCCCCCGTCGCCTCGGCATCCTGAAGCGCACCGTCACCCTCGCCCTCGCCGCGACCCTCGCCGCCCCGATCGCCGCCCTCGCGCCCGCGGCGCAGGCATCCGCCGCTCCGGTCGTGAAGACCGCGGCCTTCGGCGCCCCCGACGACATCGCCGCCGACTACTACGCGGCCCTGCTGCGCCACACGCGCTGGGTGAACACCGTCTGGGATCCGGCCATCGGCGCCTATCAGTTCAAGGACTTCAACTTCGCCGTCGTGCTCGGCAACGCCGTGATCCTCACGCACGGCGAGTACGACGCCTCCGTCACGGGCATCTCGAAGGAGCAGCTGCAGCAGCGCACGGTCGACACGATCCGTTACTACGCCGCGAAGAACCGCTTCGTCGATCCGAACGGCAGCTGGGGCAAGAAGCTCTTCTGGGACTCGACGTTCCAGTCGTACTTCCTCGACGCCGGGCGCGTGCTCTGGGATCAGCTCGACGTCACGACGCAGAAGAACCTCGAGACCATCGCGGTCGGGCAGTCCGCGTACACCTCCGATCTGAACTACGGCAACGACCCGCTCTCGGGCTCGTGGACCGCCGATTGGCCGACCGGCAAGCACGAGGGCGACACCGCGCAGGAGGAGGCCGGTGTCTACACGCAGGCCCTCGCCCCGGGGCTGGCCTGGGCGCCCGATCACGCGGATGCCGCGCGCTGGGACGAGCAGCTCGGTGACTGGGCGCGCAACGCCGCCGGCCAGCCGACCGCCGACCTCAACAACCCGGCGATCGTCGCCGGCAAGCCCGTGTCGACGAACACGATGCAGACGATCTACGACACGTACCTGGTCGAGAACCACGGGTCCTTCGGGCCGCACTACCAGTCCGACATCTGGCGCTCGGGCGGTCGCAACGCGATCCAGTTCGTGCTCAACGGCCAGCCGATCCCCGAATACCTGAAGCACCAGCCCAACTCGGCGGAGCTCTGGGAGTCGATCAAGATGGTGATGTCGAACCAGGGCGAGCCGTTCATGCCCATGGTCAACGACCGCGAGTACCTGTACGGGCGCGATGTGATCCCGATGGCGTTCCTCGGTCAGGTGCTGCGCGACCCCGACGCCGTGCGGGCCGAGGCGAACATGGCCGCCTCGCTCGAGGCGTATCAGGCCTACGCCCCGGTCGATCGCCTGGCGAAGTTCTCGGGCGAGCCGAAGTACGAGCCCGAGGCGCGGGCCGAGATCGCGATCTCGTACCTCCTGCACGTCGCGGCCGCCGAGTCCGAGGAGGGGCCGGTCGCCCCGACCCCGCAGGACGAGTTCTTCGCCCGGCTCGCGGGCGTGCGCGACTTCGGCGCCGGTCCCGGGCTATCGGTTCAGCAGACGGCGGATGCCTGGGCCGCGGCATCCAGCAAGAAGGGGTTCCTGAAGTTCCCGTGGGTGCCGAGCCACGACTCGTGGCTGTTCGCCCTCTCCGGCGCGACTCCGTACCTCTACCCGAACTCGGCCGCCACGGTCGACGACCGGCGCACGAGCACCTTCACGACCCCGCGCGACGGCTTCGAGGGCACCTCCTCGGTGTTCCGCATCGGCGACGGCTACGCCGGGCAGGTCACCCTGCCGAACGGCGCAGCGCTCTACGCGTCGACGGGGGCGGGCTGGCAGGACGGCTCGGTGTCGGTGCGCAACCTCGACATGGGCGGGTACAACGGCCTCGACGGCTCGCGCACATACGTCACGGCCGAGGGCTCGGCGACCGACACCCTCCCCGTCGTGACGCCGCCGGATCCCGCAGATGCGAACGCCGCGCGCGTCGACGACCTGTCGTTCGATCCGGTGCCGGCGCGCTACGTGCGCATGCAGGGCCAGCAGGGCAACGCGCAGTTCGGCTATTCGCTGTACTCGTTCCACGCCTACGGTGCGGATGCCGAGGCCACGACCGACCTCGCCGCCGGCCGCCCCGCGACCGCATCGAGCGAGGACCCGGCGCGCCTGGCCGCGACCGTCACCGACGCGAACCCGACGACCCGGTGGGCGGTGGTGCGCGCGGATCGCACGCGTGCCGACTCGTGGATCCAGGTCGATCTCGGCAGCGAGCGCACCGTCTCCGCGGTCCGTCTGGCCTGGGAGGCGAGCGCGGGTGAGCGCTACCTCGTGCAGACCTCGGTCGACGGCCAGACCTGGACCACTCAGACCGCTCGCACCGGCGGCGTCGACGCGAACGTCGCCCGCCTCGACACGGTCGACCTGACGCCCGCCGGCGCGACCGCGCCCGCACCCGTCGAGACCCGCTTCGTGCGCATGCAGGGCGTGCAGGGCGACCCCGCCTACGGCTACTCGCTGTACACGATGCGCGCGCTGACCGCGGCTGGCGTCGATGCGGCGGCGGGCAAGCCGGCCACGGCATCCAGCGCCGACACGGGCCGTGCGCCCTCGAGCGTCACCGACAACGACGCGGCCTCGC
It encodes:
- a CDS encoding discoidin domain-containing protein — encoded protein: MARSGPARPHRATARAARATARPRRLGILKRTVTLALAATLAAPIAALAPAAQASAAPVVKTAAFGAPDDIAADYYAALLRHTRWVNTVWDPAIGAYQFKDFNFAVVLGNAVILTHGEYDASVTGISKEQLQQRTVDTIRYYAAKNRFVDPNGSWGKKLFWDSTFQSYFLDAGRVLWDQLDVTTQKNLETIAVGQSAYTSDLNYGNDPLSGSWTADWPTGKHEGDTAQEEAGVYTQALAPGLAWAPDHADAARWDEQLGDWARNAAGQPTADLNNPAIVAGKPVSTNTMQTIYDTYLVENHGSFGPHYQSDIWRSGGRNAIQFVLNGQPIPEYLKHQPNSAELWESIKMVMSNQGEPFMPMVNDREYLYGRDVIPMAFLGQVLRDPDAVRAEANMAASLEAYQAYAPVDRLAKFSGEPKYEPEARAEIAISYLLHVAAAESEEGPVAPTPQDEFFARLAGVRDFGAGPGLSVQQTADAWAAASSKKGFLKFPWVPSHDSWLFALSGATPYLYPNSAATVDDRRTSTFTTPRDGFEGTSSVFRIGDGYAGQVTLPNGAALYASTGAGWQDGSVSVRNLDMGGYNGLDGSRTYVTAEGSATDTLPVVTPPDPADANAARVDDLSFDPVPARYVRMQGQQGNAQFGYSLYSFHAYGADAEATTDLAAGRPATASSEDPARLAATVTDANPTTRWAVVRADRTRADSWIQVDLGSERTVSAVRLAWEASAGERYLVQTSVDGQTWTTQTARTGGVDANVARLDTVDLTPAGATAPAPVETRFVRMQGVQGDPAYGYSLYTMRALTAAGVDAAAGKPATASSADTGRAPSSVTDNDAASRWAVSRADRTRTDSWIQVDLGAPTAIAQVQLGWEASAGREYRIQTSADGVTWTDAASFRYTGDEVTSTEGSWINVEDRAGFVVRGGQAPITVSAEKPGLNALRLGGGDRPLLVEMVPGDAAATAAQDAAPQPSAEGLLVSSLGGYLSAFNLSGTEVTTDVTIPYVGDTVSLFAGEQTLGEDASTLRVTVPAGQAVVLAPRATVPTGVARSAGVGVSVVDGRTIRIADAAADARAEASAAAPTLEVTNAETGETRALPVGEPVVAAAASFPGATPFPVPDRALSTLTFPASVLPEGMTSPQGAVDGDETTSWTPGVDGRMVTDLGSAQPIGTVTTLWDGSDAPAAVVSVSDDGVTFRDVGTIEAGTTHGAVPVDATARYVALSTAWKTGDPGLTALRVLAPGAVDDADPGAIRGEVPALVVGATVSGALQASGVPAPTYAVVAGALPDGVTLDPATGALAGAPTTVGAYAFTVAADNGIGEASTRAFAGEVTAVPVDPGEPGEPGEPGEPGTPGGGSDGGAGGGGSGSDGDLAATGLVLGWSLAAALLLLAAGGLLVARRRGLAVSSED